GTGGATCAGCCGGGAGTACATCTCGATCTGGCGGCGGCCGATCACCCGGACGCTGCCCGGGACGCAGATGCGCGACTTGTCGTTGCGGTCCACGTCCGTGCACATGGTCAGCTCCGACTCCTCCTTCACGCTGGACAGGAGCGTGCGGATGGCCTCGGCGTCCTCGACCGGGTTGGCCCCCCTGGCGATCGTGCCGGAGATCGGGCAGGTCTCGACGCGGTCGCCGCTCACCCGGACGTACATCTCCGGCGAGGCGCCGACCAGGTGCTCGCCGTCGCCGAGGTTGAGCAGGAACTCGTACGGCGCGGGGTTCTCCGTGCGCAGCGACCGGTAGAAGGCGGCGGGGTCGGTGCAGGCGCCGTGGAAGACCTGGCCGGGGACGACCTCGAACAGGTCGCCGCGCTGGAACTTCTCCTTGGCCTTGGCGACGACGTCGGCGTAGGTCCCCCGCACGGGGTTGGGCGGGATCTCGCGGGGCGCGGCCAGGGGGACCGCCTCGCCGGTGCGCTCCAGGCCACGGGTGGAGACGCCGTCCACGGTGAACTCGTAGCAGTACTCCACGCTGGTCTCGCGGACCCGGTCGATCACGACGAGCCGGTCGGGCAGGTGCAGCACCAGGTCGCGCTGGTCGCCCGGCCGGGTCAGCCGGTAGCGGATCGGCTCGAACTGGAACGCCAGGTCGTAGCCGAAGGCGCCGTACAGGCCGAGGTGCGGGTCGTCGGACCGGAAGGCCGCGATGATCTCACGGATGGCGGTGAAGACCGTGGGACGGCGGCTGCGCATCTCCTCGGGCAGCAGGTCCTCGGACTCGGCGACGTGCACCTCGACATAGCTGGGGGTCGGCTCGGTCTCCGGCTTGCCCGCGGCGAGCAGGCAGGAGGCGACGGCGGGCAGCACGACCTCGCCGCGCTCGTTGAGCGCCCGGGCGGAAATCCGCCGGCCGCGCGCCACGATCTCCAGACAGGGGTCGACGTAGCCGAAGGCCCATCTGCTGTAACGGCCCGGGTAGTCCATGCCGGACGAGAAGGCCCCGCCGCGCCGCTCCCCCAGCGACGTGACGATCTCCTCGAGCGTCTCCTCGGGCACCTCGCGCACCCGGCGCTCGACCGCGATGCCGCCGGCCGTGGTATATCCGCTGATCTCCACTGTCCACGCCCCTTTTTTCGTATGCCCCGGGGCGGACATACAGAAGGCCGCCTCTCACGGGGCGGCCGGTCTCCAAAACGAATGCGAAAACGCCGCCTGCTAGCGGCGCCACCACTGGGAGGGTGCAGGAGTTCGCATGCGGTAAGGGTAGCCGCGGGAACCGCGATCATGCAACGCGACGCGACTGGAAGCGCGAGCACCGGATAGATATTCTGTTACTGGTCGGAAACTCCACCCTC
This genomic interval from Microbispora sp. ZYX-F-249 contains the following:
- a CDS encoding anthranilate synthase component I, giving the protein MSAPGHTKKGAWTVEISGYTTAGGIAVERRVREVPEETLEEIVTSLGERRGGAFSSGMDYPGRYSRWAFGYVDPCLEIVARGRRISARALNERGEVVLPAVASCLLAAGKPETEPTPSYVEVHVAESEDLLPEEMRSRRPTVFTAIREIIAAFRSDDPHLGLYGAFGYDLAFQFEPIRYRLTRPGDQRDLVLHLPDRLVVIDRVRETSVEYCYEFTVDGVSTRGLERTGEAVPLAAPREIPPNPVRGTYADVVAKAKEKFQRGDLFEVVPGQVFHGACTDPAAFYRSLRTENPAPYEFLLNLGDGEHLVGASPEMYVRVSGDRVETCPISGTIARGANPVEDAEAIRTLLSSVKEESELTMCTDVDRNDKSRICVPGSVRVIGRRQIEMYSRLIHTVDHIEGRLRPEFDALDAFLTHMWAVTVTGAPKTWAMQFIEDHEETTRRWYGGAVGFIGFDGSMNTGLTLRTAQIRDGVATVRAGATLLYDSDPEAEERETELKASALLGALAASARPRDEARAEPRADLPGEGHRVLLVDHEDSFVNTLADYFRQQGASVVTLRHGFPLDKLDEIAPTLVVLSPGPGWPSDFGCSALIEALYARRLPVFGVCLGLQAMVEQAGGTLELLPYPEHGKRGRVRREGDSALLDGLPGEFVAARYHSLHAKEPGVRGFRVTASTQDGAAMAIEDTDNLRFGVQFHPESILTTQGGAGARIIANVLRLCARHD